From one Vanacampus margaritifer isolate UIUO_Vmar chromosome 12, RoL_Vmar_1.0, whole genome shotgun sequence genomic stretch:
- the hps6 gene encoding BLOC-2 complex member HPS6, with the protein MSRFVLRQLSDFGDYTGKNELYESLNKELRNKLVNVRLSPDGRHVHVILHKPKVGLVTLDKYERPQLVHAQRTLDLCSTRGIPIVDILYLDTNYNNNGAKRDFVTVAVVYENGQTEIWKFQDCKGGWSLLQTADLCNSPRARVVSVCACSNLIIWCEERPPSESSPILSSVRNKLRHCICRRDFELEEGGVILGGVKIALHNNPRFTVVASGPYVHLLPDVKLKPLGKFFLSWCPRQDFFRISSVCKAAPLKKQSAKESDFRKLITDCLGFLSALDPPEILTASPSGCGGLLLLLNTGWVCLLQSDGTLRCIYKMADTCPLKYATHTSLCTYQDTLLLVLGQNLYLIDLKCGRELEKIILNREGVLFALQYDGSPHLFSETGLFKVVCQEMDAINLKTKLPPFTAADNIHPGALLVEAVFEEACKYYQQRSLSSTRLTVDILKKGGRFQAPISLASILSHHLSSRLEQRAGEPYQNGEIGGDVGEDKLKVSLEPELKALVAVEELKGTLVRGNVKEVEALCERLVEKEVGRLLSSSELHQDELLYLNSIFSVFPCQAWRAAQAALRLHDNGDGSLSSQVPPDVWKTVLSPAPCFPALPNGESKLRNSPKADHNANCTSKLTSSPSSVTLPVFELLCRSVLRFQPAWLPRFLELSQEQQGSAGLGLGLAASAWSFPAGRGDNGENNVPLYKRALGVLSSTAMEREQQQELEVEVLMVSGRPNAILQALRILIRQQQWEKVTQVAQRFCKQSPLLNKEIFSTLLCEVTQHRELDPYLDLLWALCPEDLTVTTILNLVLKNLPPSSIPTPSHLSIPFRPGPSPAPFADPQGGQVTIGLLKPLLRKVLQRETKPSQRYVDILQSPSFPPPAPPRLPTEPS; encoded by the coding sequence ATGTCGCGCTTTGTGCTGAGGCAACTGTCTGATTTTGGGGACTATACCGGTAAGAATGAGCTGTACGAGAGTTTAAATAAGGAGCTTCGCAACAAACTTGTGAACGTTCGCCTGAGCCCCGATGGACGTCACGTTCATGTCATCCTCCACAAGCCGAAGGTCGGTCTTGTGACTCTGGACAAGTATGAAAGACCTCAGCTGGTCCACGCTCAGAGGACGCTGGATTTGTGTTCCACACGAGGGATTCCCATTGTGGATATTTTATATTTGGATactaattacaataataatggcGCCAAGAGGGACTTTGTGACTGTGGCTGTAGTTTACGAGAACGGACAAACTGAGATTTGGAAGTTCCAGGATTGCAAAGGAGGCTGGAGTCTCCTGCAAACAGCCGACTTGTGTAACAGTCCCCGGGCCAGAGTGGTGTCTGTGTGCGCCTGCTCTAATCTAATCATCTGGTGTGAGGAGCGGCCCCCCTCCGAGAGCTCGCCCATCCTCAGCTCTGTCAGGAATAAACTGAGACATTGCATCTGCAGGAGGGACTTTGAGCTGGAGGAGGGGGGGGTCATTTTAGGAGGGGTGAAAATCGCCCTCCACAACAACCCTCGATTCACCGTGGTCGCCTCGGGGCCGTACGTGCACCTCCTCCCGGATGTCAAATTGAAACCACTGGGCAAGTTCTTCCTCTCTTGGTGCCCTCGCCAGGACTTCTTCCGGATCAGCAGCGTGTGCAAAGCCGCCCCGTTGAAAAAGCAGTCGGCGAAAGAGTCAGATTTTAGGAAGCTGATCACAGACTGCTTAGGGTTTCTGTCAGCTCTTGACCCACCTGAGATCCTCACTGCCTCTCCTTCGGGGTGTGGGGGGTTGCTGCTGCTTCTCAACACGGGCTGGGTGTGTCTCCTGCAAAGTGACGGGACGCTGCGTTGTATATACAAGATGGCGGACACTTGCCCGCTTAAATACGCTACACACACCAGCCTCTGCACATACCAGGACACGTTGCTGCTGGTCCTAGGCCAAAATCTTTATCTTATAGACTTAAAGTGCGGCAGAGagttggaaaaaataatactaaacaGGGAGGGGGTTTTATTTGCCTTACAATATGACGGATCACCCCACTTATTCTCAGAAACTGGACTTTTTAAAGTGGTGTGCCAGGAAATGGACGCTATAAACCTAAAAACAAAGTTGCCTCCTTTCACCGCAGCGGACAATATTCACCCTGGTGCCCTCCTGGTGgaagctgtgtttgaggaggcTTGTAAATATTACCAACAGAGGAGCCTGAGTAGCACCCGACTCACTGTGGACATCTTAAAGAAAGGCGGCAGGTTCCAGGCGCCCATCTCTTTAGCATCCATCCTCAGTCACCACCTCAGCTCGAGGCTCGAACAGAGAGCAGGGGAGCCATACCAAAATGGAGAAATCGGAGGTGATGTGGGGGAAGACAAGCTGAAAGTCTCGCTGGAGCCTGAGCTGAAGGCCTTGGTCGCTGTGGAGGAGTTGAAGGGGACCCTGGTGAGGGGCAACGTGAAAGAAGTGGAGGCGCTTTGTGAGAGGCTAGTGGAGAAAGAAGTAGGCCGGCTGCTGTCGTCCTCCGAGCTGCATCAGGACGAGCTGCTCTACCTCAACTCCATCTTCAGTGTCTTCCCCTGCCAAGCGTGGAGGGCGGCGCAAGCTGCTCTTCGGCTCCATGACAACGGGGACGGCTCTCTCTCCAGCCAGGTGCCCCCGGACGTGTGGAAAACCGTCCTCAGTCCCGCACCATGCTTCCCAGCACTCCCAAACGGCGAATCGAAGCTTCGGAACAGCCCCAAAGCGGATCACAACGCCAACTGTACATCCAAGTTGACAAGCTCCCCTTCGTCCGTAACCCTGCCTGTGTTCGAACTCCTCTGCCGTTCGGTTTTACGCTTCCAGCCCGCTTGGCTGCCCCGCTTCCTCGAGCTCAGCCAGGAACAGCAGGGCTCGGCCGGGCTGGGCCTGGGCCTGGCCGCCTCCGCCTGGAGCTTCCCCGCCGGGAGAGGAGACAACGGCGAGAACAACGTGCCTCTATATAAGCGCGCCCTGGGCGTCCTGTCGAGCACGGCAATGGAACGAGAACAGCAGCAGGAACTGGAGGTGGAAGTGTTGATGGTCAGCGGGCGGCCCAACGCCATCCTCCAGGCGCTGAGGATCCTGATTAGACAGCAGCAATGGGAGAAGGTGACCCAGGTGGCCCAGAGGTTCTGCAAGCAGAGTCCCTTACTCAACAAGGAGATCTTCAGCACTCTGCTTTGTGAGGTGACCCAGCACAGAGAACTGGACCCCTACCTGGACCTACTGTGGGCCCTGTGCCCCGAGGACCTCACCGTCACCACCATTTTGAACCTGGTGCTGAAGAACCTCCCACCATCCAGCATTCCAACCCCCTCGCACCTTTCCATTCCCTTCAGGCCGGGCCCCTCCCCAGCTCCCTTTGCTGACCCGCAGGGTGGTCAGGTGACCATCGGCCTCCTCAAACCTCTGCTGAGAAAAGTTCTTCAGAGGGAGACCAAGCCCAGCCAGCGCTACGTCGACATCCTCCAGTCCCCATCCTTCCCGCCTCCTGCGCCTCCCCGCCTGCCCACAGAACCATCCTGA